TGGGGCATGGAAAGGTCGAGGACAATGGCCGCGACCTCCTGCTTCTCAAGGAGCGGCATCACCTGCCTGCTGTCGTCGACTGTAAGGACCTGCTTTATCCCGGCGCTACGGAGCATGACGCTGTAGCTCTTCAGAATCTGCGCCTCGTCGTCGACGAGCAGGACCGGCAGGGGCATTTTACCGGCTTTTAACGACATTCGCCTCCCTTTCAACTAAACTCTTGCGCCTGACGAGTCTGTCCGCAAATAGCCTCTTTTACTCCAGGCGGCGCACCCTTCATACAATTTGCCACGGATACCAATATCGGTCAACGCTTTCAGCGGCGGAAGGCCCCCGAAGAGAAAGAAGCCCGAAAAAAAGGAGCGGGCTTTCGGCTCCTGGCCGAAAAAGGGTCTGTTGGGGTTCAGCGCTCATTTCGGTGATTCGGTGCAGGCGGGCCATTATATAAGGGAACCTCTGAAAATTTGGATTGCACGCAGTCAAGGAAGGGCCGGGAAGGGCCGCAGGTCAAGTCACCACTCTAGATATGATACTACTGAGCTCGTCAATGGTGAAGGGCTTCTTGATTGAAGGCGCGCCCACCTTGGAAAGGAAGGCCTGCGTCTCCGGGTTTATGCTGTCTCCCGAGATGAATATCATCTTCTTGAGGGCCTCGGGCCTCAAGACCTGCACCTCGTTGTAAAACCCCTTGCCCCCGAGGCCTGGCATCTTGATGTCGCTTATTATGAGGTCGTATTCCGAGCTGGACACCTTGATAATGGCGTCCTCGGCGGATGAGCACCTGTCCACCACGAACCCGAAGCCCGTAAGCGAGTCCATGAGGAGGTCCAGGACTATCAGCTCGTCGTCTACCACGAGCGCTTTTTTCCCTTCCACCCTTATCTTCTCGGAGGACTCCTTGCCCCCGTAAAAGAGGCCTTCCGAGTCGTCGCCCGCGACCGGGAGCTCCACGATGAAAGTGGTCCCGTTTCTCCTCCGGCTCGAGGCGTATATATTGCCTCCGTGCTCGTGCACTATGCCGTACGAAATGGAAAGGCCGAGCCCGGTGCCCTTCCCGACCTCCTTTGTGGTAAAGAACGGATCGAATATCCTGTTCGCTATCTCCTCTGAAATGCCCTTTCCGGAATCCTCGACGCTTACGACTATCTTCCCGTTGCTGTGCCTGCTGCTTATCCTGATGGTGCCGCCGGAGCCGCCCTCCTTTATCGCGTCGCTCGCGTTGTTTATGAGGTTCAGGAACACCTGCTGTATCTGGTTGGAATCCAGCATGGTCCCGGGTATGGAATCGTCGAGGTCGAGGTCGATTTTTATGTTGTCGATCCTCAGCTGGTACGCCCTGAAGTCCAGGCTGTCCCTTATAATGCGGTTGACGTCGCCGTACTTCTTTTCCGGCCTCTTCCATCTGGCGAAGGTGAGAAGGTTCTCGATAATCTTTTTGCAGCGGTGCGAGGCCTCGTTGATCTTCCTTATCTTCGAGCTGGCGCTCTCGCCGAGCTTGTCCTCCAGGAGGAGCTCGGAGAAGCACATTATCCCGGTAAGCGGGTTATTGAGCTCGTGGGCAACGCCCGATACGAGCTCTCCTAACGACGAAAGCTTGTCCGACTGGAGGAGCTTCTGCGTAAGGAGCCGTTTCTCCGTCACGTCATGGACGTAGACGACGGCGCTCCCCGGCTTTGCCCCATCCAGCACCGGATAGGACTGCCAGACGAACACCTTGCCGTCCGGGGTCGTGAACTCCATCTCGGCGGGGGACGAGTTCTCTATCGACTTCTTAACGGGGCAGTTCCTGGCCGGCGGCTCAAGCCCGAACGCGGCGTACACGTTCCTTCCTACGGCCGCGCGCTCGGCAAGGCCCGTCATCTCCAGGAAGGACCTGTTCGCCTCTACTATCTTGTAATCGCTGTCCACGAGCAGTATGAAATCCCTGATGCCGTCGTAGATGAGCCGGAGCTTGTTCTTAGCCTTCTTTAGCTCCTCCTCTTCCTTGAGTATTATCCTGTTCGCCTTCTGGAGCTCCGTGTTTTTCCTGTCCAGGTCCTCGTTAAGGAGCTTCAATTCCTCGTTTATGGCGTGGAGCTCCTCTGTCTGGCTCTGTGTTTCCTCGTACGCTATCTCGAGCTCCTCGTTCGATATCCGGAGCTCCTCGTTCAAGTGGGCAAGCTCGGTGTTCTTGGCCTCTATCTCGGCAAGGTACCTGGCCTTCTCGGCTTCCCTTCCGCCCGCCTCGTCGGCCATCCTGTTGAATACCTTCGCCAGCACGGCTATTTCGTCCACCGCCTCCGCGTCCTCGACCGCTATCCTGACGCCCTGGTCGCCCCTGCCGTACGCAAGGAGCTTCTCCTTTACCTCCTTGAGGGGCCTCGTTATCCTGCTGGTCGAGACGAAGGCGGCCATGAGCGCGAAGCTGAAGCCGATGAGGGTTATTACAGCTA
This sequence is a window from Deltaproteobacteria bacterium. Protein-coding genes within it:
- a CDS encoding cache domain-containing protein, with the translated sequence MRPLRYFYGRPMGFKFTVVFLSVVLVPMFLLAYISYRVIDTRLMEHALEQVSTGIKAAWTEYYVRGEQMRYGMLQAAAMREIQDAVSAGNAVYLRDSMISWKKARPYVDIWAVTDAEGRVIARLNGASNGDRFLLGGLTRQAVEAREARTSTELLDGPALRLEGPELARNAFPDANEAPGSEPPGVLALMVVTPVLDGRGAVIGTIITGDVLNNDSFIPDMVSRKLHGFFTTVSAGGVRISTNIIDENGRNMRGTRVNGTAYSELSAGKPFLGEMKVGGLSLISMSEPIRDSRGNIVGSLHVGISKERLWAIQRENQLVIAVITLIGFSFALMAAFVSTSRITRPLKEVKEKLLAYGRGDQGVRIAVEDAEAVDEIAVLAKVFNRMADEAGGREAEKARYLAEIEAKNTELAHLNEELRISNEELEIAYEETQSQTEELHAINEELKLLNEDLDRKNTELQKANRIILKEEEELKKAKNKLRLIYDGIRDFILLVDSDYKIVEANRSFLEMTGLAERAAVGRNVYAAFGLEPPARNCPVKKSIENSSPAEMEFTTPDGKVFVWQSYPVLDGAKPGSAVVYVHDVTEKRLLTQKLLQSDKLSSLGELVSGVAHELNNPLTGIMCFSELLLEDKLGESASSKIRKINEASHRCKKIIENLLTFARWKRPEKKYGDVNRIIRDSLDFRAYQLRIDNIKIDLDLDDSIPGTMLDSNQIQQVFLNLINNASDAIKEGGSGGTIRISSRHSNGKIVVSVEDSGKGISEEIANRIFDPFFTTKEVGKGTGLGLSISYGIVHEHGGNIYASSRRRNGTTFIVELPVAGDDSEGLFYGGKESSEKIRVEGKKALVVDDELIVLDLLMDSLTGFGFVVDRCSSAEDAIIKVSSSEYDLIISDIKMPGLGGKGFYNEVQVLRPEALKKMIFISGDSINPETQAFLSKVGAPSIKKPFTIDELSSIISRVVT